The genomic DNA GGTGCTTTATTAGTTTTATCATATTTTTAGCATCCCTTTTATGTTTTTGCGTTAGTAATTTGTTTGATTAATTTTACACAAATTGGTCCTCAGAGCAGGTTGTATTGGAGAGGTACCTGTTTTATTGGCAAAGCCTCAGACATATATGAATTTCAGTGGAGAATCGGTTTGTACTTTATATGACTCCCAATATTTTGCAATTTGCATTATAATTCAGTAGGCACTTGTTAAATTTTTTGGTTTGAGTTTGACTATAAATATAGAACTTGTTTATATGGGATTGTATTAGAGTTTTATTTATGTTTTCTATGTGATTTACGAGCCTGTTACTGAACTTGACAGATTTATGAATCGTGACCTTGGAAAGCTTCATAGCTGGAGATTAGACTAATAACTAATTATATTAGAATAAAGGGTGGTATGAAACTGGAATTGGAATAATGCATATCGTGAATGTTTTATAGTTACATCAGAAATTTATAATAATAGATATTTTTCCATCTTAAGATTGTCAGTACTCAATTCATATGACACACCATAAATAATCATCACCTCTGTTGAGATTAAAAAAACCTGAAGCTCATATAACATGGGGTTTCTGTTCTTGAATCTTGATTGCCTTGAATAGAATTGTTGAAGTTGATGGATATTTCTATGACAGAAAGCAACCAAATACATCATAATAGCCAACATCAACTTCAAGGTTTACATAACAAAAACATATTGAAGACTTACAGTTGTCTTGCTGAATAAGAAGATGATGAATTCAACTGCCAAATCGTACCCGCTGGACAAATTAGAAGTTCAATTAGTGAACTACATGGAAGGAGGAATAGTGAACAGAAAAGATATCACTGATATAATTCCCAGATAATGACACACTTCACCGACTCCATTTCTTTCTCCTAGTGTGTAGAAGGGTCCCCCGTTTTCTTATACTCTAATAGCACATAGGAGATTACTAGATACATTCTAATTTATTGTGAAACATAATTGAAAATTTTCAAATGTTTTTCACTtctattttctaaatatatttagAAAGCATAATatatactaaataaataaaaatatgattttaaatataaatatgttaTCAACTTCATCACATTTGAAAAAAGGTAAAATAATATATGGGTCATTTTACAAACATCAACTTCTTTCTATCCTCATTTCTGACATCAGCAGTTTTTACCTTAAATTTGCCACGCTTGCTATGCACAATGTTGATGTATAATGTCATATCCTTGTTAAAGTTGATTGTTGTTTTTCTGGTCTGAAGGCAACATCGTACACTATATTGTATGAATGAAAAAGTTCTTGTTGTTAGAGAAGCCTTCTACATGACAAGCATGTGGCAGGTTCTCAAACTCCAATATGTCCATCTCTAGTCTGCAGATTGTTCTTAAATTTGTTCTGCTAAATGTACTTTCTTCCTCTCTATAAGTGCATACAAATTTTATTACTTCTCTCTTATCTCTATTTTGTGCATTTACTAGGTTGGATCACTTGCTGCATATTATCAAGTACCATTGCGTCATATCCTTCTGGTATGCATTTCCATCCCATTGTATGGAGTAGCCAGATTATCCAGATTGCGTGTCTAAAGTAGTTACATGAGCTTTGCATTGCTTGTTTATGGCATTTCTTGGATAGGTCTATGATGAGATGAGCTTACCAAATGGTGTTTTGAGGCTTCAACCAAAAGGAGGACATGGCTACCATAACGGGTATGATTCCTCCAAAATCTTTATATTCTAGTCAGAAGGACCATTAAGGTGATTGTACGGATTTTATACTGGTGAAAGTGCACGTCCTAATAcagtttctgatgaaccatcagGTATTTGAACCAGTTCTTAACTGGAACTTGAGTGATTCGATATGTAAATTGGAATCTGTCATAGACGTAGTGCTTTAGTGCTTGATGAATTGGCTTGTGGGGCTAATCCGATGCATATGTTGACATGCATTAGGGACAATATATTTCTTTAGAAGCTCGAAATGTAGTGCTAAACTAAAGCCAgaaaaacatttttttttataaaatctctTCATATGCTGCGACAGTGTGATGTATTGGGTTTAGAAATCCTAATTGTTTGTATGTCCTAATTGTTTGTAAGTGATTGCAGCTTGGGAGTGAATTATTTGATTAACATAGAAGCAACTTGGTGAATTCAATTTCGTATCTCCACTAATTATAGTACAGTATATAGAGATATTACTAATTGATTCTGTTGCAGAGTTAAGAGCGTTATGGAACATTTGGATGGTCGCCGTGAATTTCCCAGGTTTTGCATAGGTATGATTTATCATCTTGCTGCTTTGTTTCATAGGTTAATCATTTATGCTGAAATGAACAATACATAAGTTTCTATAAAAAAAACACACTACATTATTTTGTAGGAATCGGAAATCCACCTGGTACTATGGACATGAAAGCATATCTTCTCCAGAAGTTTAGTTCGTTGGAGCGAAAGCAGGTGAAACTTATTTCTAATTCCATCCATCTCCCCCAGTCACGATAAATTCGTTGGTCAATAAGGTGTTAATCTTGTAATAGTTATTCTCTGTATCTTGGGGGATATTCAGCCtgtaaggttaaaaaaatttaCTGTTAAATATATGGATCAGTTCATGAGGTTGATGATTTAAGGATTTATACCTTACAATACATATATGAATTTTGTGCTTGTTTGGTTCCTCAATTGAAGAAGGCACTTGATTAGGACTATTTAATGGCTTTGCTTTGTTTATTACTCGGTTTTGTTTAGATTTTATAAGTTTGTTCCATTGGACAGGTGGATGCGGCATTGGAACAAGGGCCTGAGGCTGTGAGGACCTTGATACTGAACGGATTTAACAGTAAAGTTAATAGGTTTAATCTAGGGCAGAAGTACAAGTATCATAAAGTTTGAGCACAGACTTTAAAAGTAATTGGTATATATGTAGAAAATTTCTTGTAAGATCCATATTGTAGTTTACGTGTTTTCTTGCTATTTACATATGTAGATAACACATGTTTTACAATGTTgtatttttgaacatttttcagtAGTACTAACTCAGCAGCATTTAagatttatataattataaaattataaagaATATTCCAGTATCGTGTTCGTTTATGTGGTATTCCACTTCATAACAGAAGCTGCCGCAGGCTCCTTTTGGTATTGTTGTTGCACAAGGAAACAATAGCTTTTTGCCGAAAAACAGGTGATAGACCGTTTGGTAAAAATTAAAATCTACAAATAGCTATTCTGAACAGGATTTTCGTCTCAATGCTGCCGGAGAATGAAAATTTCATTCTAATTCTTATCAACTCAATTAGTAGGAAAGAAAATTAGAAtgcaaagaagaaatattttgaattcTCATTCTAATTCTTATCAACCGGGTTGAAGACCCGTGATCCAAACGGCAAACGGTACATCTGCTACTACACTAAACAGGGTGAATGAAAAATGATTGTATAAATATCGAGTCCGAGTCTCTTGATAAAAAAGACATTACAAAAGAGCGATAGGGCGATCATTTAAATCGATGCATATATGTTTTGCAATGCATGCATATAATGTCAATCATTAGTAATCTGTAAGAAACCATGGTTTATAAAGATATTTGATCAATCAAATTCGAAACTTTACAAAGTTTAACACATCAGATCAATTAAGGTCAGCTAAACCAAAAGTAAAATCCATTAGAAATCAATTTGAAGACCTGGGTTATCATAACCAAATCTTGCGTCCATCAAAATATATTACAATTAAAGCCACAACCAAAGCACGATTAACTAATCCAGGAAATATTGTCAGTCGGAATTTATTCCTCGGAACGTATGCCTCCCAGAGCTTGTGCATAAGGCTAGTCTGTTTTCAAGTTTGAACAAAACAATAGAATTAGCAAAATATCAATTTAGAGGACACTCTGAAGAATAGTTCTAAACTTAAGACACTAATTTTAACCATGTACAACAGAAGCAAGACAAATAAAACCAGGCACATTGAAGATACGCTTAAAAAATTAAAAGGAACCATGATAAGAGCCACAATATGATAATGGACGCAACAGGGCATTGTACAAATATAAGGATAAACTTCTCAATTCAGATTAAATTCCTTTTCAGAAGCATAAAGATTTTGGTTGGTTAAATTTTTTCTACGTTTTTCAACGTAATTTTGTTCATTCACCAGCATATTACAGAAGAACGTTTATCTTCTCCTTCTATAGTAACAGTAAGTCTCctcattattaattattttattttaataaataaagaaacTTATAAGATTGTTTTATAGGGCTCGACTGGTCAATAAGCAACACAACCTCTATAAGTACCTGGAAAGTTGCAGTAATATATATTTTAGCAGAATACTATGTCAAGCTATCTTGCATCACCTAGACATGTCAATTTACTACATCAGGCTGTCCATTAAAGATGACTATAATGTATATGTGTCCATTAAATTagagttttttttttgaaattttacaAAGAGATAGAGTATGTCTATAAAAAAAGGAGTTCACTTCGGAGTGCCACTTTTATTTCCCCAATCCCAATACAATTGAATAACAAGTGCGCTATTAACTAAACTCGGCTTTGTGACGTCCTTATTAAAATCAAAAACCATGCACACATCTGCAAGGCCAATACATGTCGAGGGTTCAAAACTAGGTGAAGGCAAGTGTGTGTGAGTATTAGATTTCATTTATGTAATGTCCATATAGATTGGAAAAAAAACCTCTCGGGGTAACAAGGTTCCCCTGATATAAAAAATGGGAAAAAAACAAAGCAAATAATCTATCCGCTATCCACAAGAAAGGAATAGTGAGATACTATTATTTATGCTTCAACAGCTAAAAAATAATATTACCACTTCGCAGTGGAAAAGATATGATAATTTATATAGCCTGAACTGTTAGTTTCCGTCAAATCTACAAAACTTGAAGTAGAATCACCCATAACCATAAACATCTAAAAAATATACCTGCGCAACTATGGAATTGCCCTTGTAAATAGTGCATGCTCGGTTGAAGGGGCTCCCTTTAATCTTGAGTTCAGGGCTTGATTGTTCACAGTTGTCACAAACTAAAAATACGTCAAGCTCTGTTCTATTGAATGCATCCTGAATTCTCTCTGATCTGAAAATCAATTCCTCCACCCCATTAGCATCCCTCATAAACCCCTGCCAAGATCCACTCTACAGAAGAAAATATATTGATGTTTAATTTTATACTTAGACAAGTAATAGCACATACACAACCTGCACATCAAGTTATTTCAGATTTTCTGTCTCGTCCATATAGTCCTACGCCTACAAGATCAGTTCAACAATTGAAAGAAATGATGAATAAATTGCACATTTCAAGCCCATGTATACAAGATAATTGACAGGAGAACTTACCGAGTTAGAGAAACTATGTAGTGACATGGTTGTTACTTGTTAGGTTCTACatataatcatatatatacaGCTACGAATTAAGGTTTCTATCTTTTTATCTGATCTGCCCATCTCAGCTAAAGTATTCAGCCATGTTTTCTAAGCTACTTGACTAATTTCACCTCTGTTCTTCGTCAACTTTGCTAGAAATTATAAGTCTTTTATATAACCTCTCAGATGAAGCTCAAATAAAATTAAGATTGCATTCCATCCAGATTGCAAAGGCGCGACTATCAAGAACAAGCTATTTCAACGAGCATCAAATCAGTATAACAAGAAAAAAATTGGttttcatgattttttttttGCTAGGTAAAATATAGCAATTTTTTGGTTTTCATTCTTGGCTTTAATAAATTTGTTAAAAAAGCTTTACAAGTTAAACTCGGATTGCTCTAATATCGGTTAATCTAGACTCGAGCATAACCTTTCTGCTGTTCAAGTTACTTCGGAGTGAAAAGATTTCAAATTCTAAATCTATGTACTGCACCTCAAACAGATTAAAAAAATCCGTAATCATAGTTGATAGACAACCATTGATTTAGTGCAAAAGCCTAATTGACCCTATATAAGAGTTTTAAATCACATAGACACTAAATCGAGTCTACCAATTCAATTGCACTTAAAAAGCTCAACTATAGCCTTACTGGAATCTATTTCGCAACAATCACATTGCTTGCTTACGAAACAAATATGTAAACATCCGTTACCAACAACGACTATAATAACATAAAAGGTACTCCATCCGTCCCACTGGGATGTTTACTTTACTATTCGGCACGCATTTCGAGGCTTCTATAAGgtatagtttcataatgttttttcaaattattttttttttgaataaaagtttaaacataaaacttttattcaaaaaaaaattaaaaaaaatattatgaaactatactttaaaTGAGCACTGAAAAGTGTGCCGAAAAGTAACGTAAACAAtccagtgggacggagggagtagcaTCATAACTGTGCTTTTACTCCAAACTAAAATTAATTCCAATTTAAGTTCCGTTAAATTGAAGTCTTCAACTACATAAAAATTCATGATCATCACTCCAAATAGCTCATTTGCCTCGCTTTGTTTTCCCCAAAAATATTTTTCCGTCATTTTAATGTTATTTAAAAAATTACGAAAAAGTTTAAGAAATTGTTCATTTTCCAAAATATATAGAAATCATTTGACATTTCTCAAATTCACTTTCATATTTCggaaaataattcatttttacACGAAGCCAAACAAacataattttttcaaaaaaaaataagcCAGAAAGTCAAACTCAAAATATCCTCATAGAAAATATTTTTCGAAAACCCCCCAAAATCCGAAAAACATTTTCACCAAAACATGTATACAAAACAACCTATAATTATAACACAGAGTCACAAATGTAACTTAAAACGAGAGAGAGAGCGcgctagagagagagagagagagagctaaATGTATATAATTAAAATCTAGTTACAAaactgagagagagagagagaggtgggAATTACGTTAATACGATGAAGAGAGAAGAGGAGAGTTCCAGAAGCATCTAGAAGCAAGCGTGTGGATTTAACAGGCCCAGACGACGTCGTAAAGACAAGAGTTCCAGAAGCATCTACTAATCTCAGCTTGCGTTTACTAAACTTAACTGAACCTTGTTTGTTCTTTTTTTGTTTGGTCACGAAATAATCAATCGGTATTTTATCTTCCGCTTGTAAATCCCACTGCTTTATTTGCATTTCTGTATCGCCCATCATGAATTATAAGCTATACATACATCATGTGTGTATTGCAAAACACAATAGGAGAGAGTTAAAAGTCAGAACATAGAAGATGAAGTGAAACTGAATTTTAAGATTATTGTAAATCTTGTTTAACGTAACTTGTTGTATATTATTTATTATACGGGATGGGCTCTTATTATTGTTGGTTAAATAATAAATGTTAATGGCCTCCTGCATTTACATCAATTCCACCAATAAAAAGAGGTCATTTTTATTGGAGTTAGAGCACACATTAGAAAAACCGTTATTATATTTATTACTCCCCTGTCAATTTAAGTCAGGGTCGTAAACTGATTCGGGTATACGAGGACCGGATTCAAAACGAATATGAGTCGGTAACGTATTTTCATTTTCTAAGTTGTTAGTTTATGATCCACCGATACGAGTCAAATATGATCCACTAACATTAAGTATCATATTTGGATCCAAACCGAATATGAGTCATGGATCATATTTGGATATTCGGGTAGGATCATTTTATAGAAAATAATATGAGACATAATTTGAGCGGGTATATGAGTGCTCATATTTGGGATCATATTTTATCCGGGATTAATATTTTCGCTAGATTTGGATCGTTTATAAAATGGATATGAGATATGTATCATATTTTCGAGTCAGATATAAGGTGAGATACCGGATAATCCGGATCAATTTACGGCCTTATTTTAAGTGATATTTGACTTTTTAACACACATTTTAAGGCGACAATAAATATTACTTATACttcataaataattataaattttatatcaaaTTAAAGCTTagattctaaaatttattttgatataaatattaaaaataacaAATATGTGTAGTTATGATTTTTTAACACCTCAATTTAcgtgaaaaaataaaaaataaaaagtaaaattcGTTTCAGATTATTTTTTTCCCGGTTCTTTTTAGATCCGATCCGAAACCGAAAATATAAATACGGGGGAAGAAGAAATTAATACTTAAATAATAAATCCAACTAACATTGGGGTGATAGcgtaaaataattatttttaaatattcattgCATAAAATACTCATCAAAATTTTAATCTGCCCAAAATACCTATCAGATACTCCATTTTTCATTGAGTAAGAGCTTGATACTGCAGTAGAATAGAAGTATCGAGATGATATTTTTTTTTTGCCAGTGGATTATCGTGCCTCATACTCTTTTGTCAGTGGAGTATCTGCTCGGATACTCCTTTGTCACTAGAGTAACTAGAGTAACATGTGAGATACTTATTTGTCAtaaatttaattagcaaaaaagAGATACTCATTTGTTAGTGGAGTATTGTGACAACTCGGGTCAAATTCCGAACCTTTTTCGAAAACAGGGTCAAGTCTCGATTACGATTCCGAAATTAGCCAAAGTATATTGTCCCGAGTGCAGAcaacttgggttacgacaagcccaacacaggcccccaaaagatcatgatttgttggtgcacatagtagcAGTACCTTGCCTTGTAAACTGGCAGAAGTCCCAAAtttcctcgatgtgggactggggtaTTACCTactcccccacttaaactcctGACATCCTCGTCAGGCCCGAATAGATAGCCCATAGGACCAAGATCGTATCTCTTTAGCTattgtgggataataccggctggcttcgtgtccccacctccgaaCCTCTTGCCATTGTGGCATAATACCACAACCTTCATATCTCTACCTCCGACAACTTAACATATCAAACTTTCGAGAGTTGGCTCTGATAACATATGTGACAATCCGGGTCAAATTCCGAGCCTTTTTGAAAACCTGGTCAAGTCCCGATTACGAGTCCGAAATAAGCCGAATCATACTGTCCCTAGTGCAATCAACTTTGGTTACGACAAGTCCACCACATGCttcaaaagatcatgatttgttggcGCACCTAGTACTAGTACTTTGCCATATAAACTGAACAAAAGTCCCAAAtttcctcgatgtgggactggggtgttacaagtatcatctaaaattttaaaattattaaattaagaTCCACACTTATTAGGTTTTAGGCTCAAGGGTTTAGGGCGCTCTAAACCTTAAATCAATTTTacttttataaattttttaaatatttttaaacccAGATGAGAAATTATTAAAccataaaatattaaaaattataaaaatggtacatgtttaaataaaaaaatattaaaaaaatatttaaatttcaaaaaaaatacatAATACTCTACTGACTGTACTTCACTGAAAAGGAGTATCATGATCGATATTCCAGCGATAGATGAGTATCATTCATAATACTCCACTAACAAAGGGACTATCACCATGATACTCCACGTCTCCACTAGAAATGACCTGTCATCCTAATAATCCCAATGTCATCCTGATAAAATCATGATACTCCACTAATAGTGAAGTATTTAGTTGATATTTAGGGCACCTTATTTTAAAATATGGTATTTTGGCGAATAGAACCTCTGAAAATAGttattttggtcattttttcataatatttttttaatttagtaaAAGAGTTTGAGAATAGCTATATGGATACGAattaaaagaattttttaatatatttagtaccattaaaataaaattttaatattaagtACATCAAGAGAGGGTTTGAAAATTGGCAAAAAAAAcgaaaaaatgataaaaatagtcaaaaaaaatttaaaatttaaccaAAATAGCGATTCTAAAAAAAGTAGTCAGGTTCAGCTGATTGAATACTACACTATCTACGCTGTCAGTTGAGTATTCCAATTTGTATAAAATACTATGCTAGTTGGATATTTCATATATGAATTACTTCACTTACAATTGGATATCTCATATATAGTGAATACTCCACTTAATGACATTTGAATATCTCATATATAGGGAATCCTCGACTTAGGGGTGAGCAGAAAACCGCAAAAATCGCCCGCACCGCACCAATCCGCACCGCAAAATGCGGTTTTTAATTTTTGTGAtgcggttgcggtttgaattTTTGATAAACCGCGCAGTGCGGTGCGGGTTgtggttttaaatttctgaaatgcggttcaaaccgcaccgcaccgcaatatttaatatgttataaataaatatatatatatataatatatatataatacactTATATTCCTATCGGGTCATCCCACTAAATATTTACAGCCCAATACTTAAGGTTATTGTTTGTTCTTCAATTGGCTGCACAAGCACTTCTCACAAGTACCAAGATTACATTACATCCTACTGTTTCTTATGTGATTAGAATAGTTAGCCTTGAACTCAATTCATATCATTGTTTACAAATTTATTTcttcaaatttaataataattcaTGATCAAAGTTTGGAGCTGCTATTTATGTGTTTTGCTTTGCACTTTTAAGTTATTTTTGTTTTGTAATTGAATTCCTAAAAAAGTTAAACTTTCCGGTGTGTAATTTCTAACTTGTATTATTGAAAAATATTGGCGAATTTGTGTAATAACATTCGGaaatttgattaaatttaaattttgtattGTATTTAAATCTTTCGAATTTTTAAAGTGTAAACCGCGGTGAACCGCACCACACCGCACCGCATTTTCGTGGTGTGGTTTATGCGGTTTTTAAGGGTACGCGGTGCGGGTACGGTTTGAAAATTTGATCAAACCGCATGTGCGGTTTGATTTGCGGTTTGAGGAAAAAACTGCACCGCCCGCACCGCGCTCACCTCTACCTCGACTATTAGTTGGGTATTCCATCCACTTGATAGTTTGATATTTCATATATGGTATATTCCCCAGCTGGATATCTCATATATAGAAAATACACGACTGCATAGTTGGGTATTCCCTGACCAACTTTTAAGACAACTGTCATTTTCGTTTTATAtaaaaataggctaaatttgtGAAACCCAAAAAAACTATCAGCAATGTAAGCACCAAATTATAGACCCGTGATAAAAATTGCAGAATATAGAGGGTTGATTGTAAAATAATGCCAAGAAAAATTGaatattatcagaacttaaaacATGGCGGCTCAACCACATGAGAACAAATAGTCAAATACAGTCTTGGGTAAGGAGTTCTCAGAAATACATTTCACAAAGGAGATACAGTACTTTATGCTCAAACACTTGGAATAATGTAGAACAATGGTCACATTTATTCCTCCTCTTCGGCCTCCTCTAGCCATTTCACGAAAGGCTCAACTGCCTTCACAAAGCTTTGCCTGTGTAGCAATTAAGAGAACCCGTCTAGAATAAGTACAATGCCTAACGAGTGATGAAATATGCAATTCGTTTCCTTTGGTACTAATGATTTTGTAAAGCATGTAATTATAGGTACATTATACCGAAAATAAACAGTTGGAGGATCTTAGGTTTTTGAGAGAAGTTTGCGAACTTAAAAAAACACTTGTTCCTCCAAAAACCTATAAAAACATATAAAACAGGGGGAAAATAAAACATATAGATTACCTGCCCTTGGGGTTTGATCCTTTACGAAACCAATGAAGAATGGTATCTTCGGCAAGAACGTCCTGGTCATATAAGGACCTCACAATTTCTGGAAATATCTTCATCAGTTTAGTGTCCTCATAGCACTGAACCTGGACTTTATACAGGAGTTCCAATTCAAGCTTACCACTGGTGCAGAAGGTATTCAATAATTCTGCCCATGTTTTCACCTATACATAACCCGTTCAAGTTAATGCATCAAACAACACTATTATCTAATTGGTTTTTTCTCGTTAAATCTTAATGACAGATATTTTTTAGTTCAGCTGCCAAAAACAATGAGGTGCATATACATATTAGTGTCCTTTCGTCTTTTCGTGTTCCGCATTTTGATAACTTGAAGAATTTAAGCAACATGTCCTTAATTATTTTATGCAGAAGAAACTGTCAGATGAATAATTAAGTATGAATTATACTCTAGTTTGTAATAAAAAGTAGATTCAAATTAACAAAGGCTACGTAAGCGTTGCAGGCCTGAACCACAATAAATACAATCAATCTAAATTCACACGAGAAAATGTACAAAGATGAGGGAATCTAAAACCTAGCACATGCCTAGTTGGTAATCTTCATATATATTCAACAGACTTGCAGTCCAATGTATTAAAATAATGATGGAAATGGTATAAATCCAAGGCTTGTATCATGTCTCCTGATGTCAGATATTCCTTGCAAAAAAACCAAAGATTGCACACGAGAGACACATTTTTCTTATTACTGAAATACTAATTTTCATGATTTAGTCTCAATgaaaaatcaaggaaaaatcatGCAAGGTTTTGATATATATTATAAATTCATACCTGGCGAAGAGCTAGGTTGGCATTTTGCTGTTGATTTTTTCCGGACCACTGAACAGCATCCATCATAATATCCCACAAGATCCGCACAACTTCAATATCTGGTAATTTAGCATCTTTAATATGCTGCTTCACAGATTCTATGACTTCAGAAATTTCAGCTTCCTCAGCTATTTGGGTGGTTAGTGTAGATTTCATTTCCTTTAGCTTCACCTCAAATATTTTTTTCTCATTGTACTCGACCAAGGGAGCAATTCCAGCTTTCCTGTTAGGCAATATCTGTTA from Apium graveolens cultivar Ventura chromosome 5, ASM990537v1, whole genome shotgun sequence includes the following:
- the LOC141659592 gene encoding protein LURP-one-related 7, with the protein product MMGDTEMQIKQWDLQAEDKIPIDYFVTKQKKNKQGSVKFSKRKLRLVDASGTLVFTTSSGPVKSTRLLLDASGTLLFSLHRINSGSWQGFMRDANGVEELIFRSERIQDAFNRTELDVFLVCDNCEQSSPELKIKGSPFNRACTIYKGNSIVAQTSLMHKLWEAYVPRNKFRLTIFPGLVNRALVVALIVIYFDGRKIWL
- the LOC141659591 gene encoding chloroplastic group IIB intron splicing facilitator CRS2-B, chloroplastic-like, whose amino-acid sequence is MLCAVSAPTTCITFPRNICLSSKNLATRRFNVSASIPEPDGLAAKVEYTPWLIAGLGNPGNKYHGTRHNVGFEMIDRISQEEGIVLNTIQSKTLFGIGCIGEVPVLLAKPQTYMNFSGESVGSLAAYYQVPLRHILLVYDEMSLPNGVLRLQPKGGHGYHNGVKSVMEHLDGRREFPRFCIGIGNPPGTMDMKAYLLQKFSSLERKQVDAALEQGPEAVRTLILNGFNSKVNRFNLGQKYKYHKV